Proteins encoded within one genomic window of Pedobacter africanus:
- a CDS encoding response regulator — MMDNRINLLVIDDDDINIFIIKKIVEKTGYNVNMVSKANGLLAIEFLKETLDQESFPQLILIDINMPVLNGWEFLDAYEELHVTQRVDMYMLSSSVYENDIEKAKTFAKVKGFISKPLSIERLIELFKQLEQ; from the coding sequence ATGATGGATAATAGAATTAACCTTCTCGTTATTGATGATGACGACATTAACATCTTCATTATCAAAAAGATTGTAGAAAAAACGGGATACAATGTTAATATGGTATCCAAGGCCAACGGCTTGCTGGCTATTGAGTTCCTGAAAGAAACTTTAGACCAGGAATCCTTCCCTCAGCTCATTCTTATCGACATTAATATGCCGGTTTTAAACGGATGGGAGTTTCTGGATGCCTATGAAGAATTACATGTAACGCAAAGAGTAGACATGTATATGCTTTCTTCATCGGTTTATGAGAACGACATAGAAAAAGCCAAAACCTTTGCCAAGGTTAAGGGCTTCATATCCAAACCTCTTTCTATTGAAAGATTAATAGAGCTTTTTAAACAGCTGGAACAATAA
- the gcvP gene encoding aminomethyl-transferring glycine dehydrogenase: MSLNIHYKEDFKDRHIAPNTQDTNAMLHTIGVGSVDELIEQTVPQKIRLAQPLNLPKAKSETDYLAALKQTASLNKVFKSYIGQGYYDTITPGVILRNVMENPGWYTQYTPYQAEIAQGRLQALLNFQTMVIDLTGMEIANASLLDEGTAAAEAMFMQYSLKKNQQATKFFVSELLFPQTIDILKTRANPYGIELVIGDHQSFELTEDFFGAIIQYPAGNGEVFDYSGFAQKAHDKNVKVTVVADLLSLTLLTPPGEWGADVVVGTTQRFGVPMGFGGPHAAYFATKDEYKRSIPGRIIGVTIDSNNNYALRMALQTREQHIRRDKATSNICTAQALLAIMAGFYAVYHGPKGLKLIAERTHGLAVTLAKSLEKIGYKQLNKAYFDTIQLDLGDLADSIHRECIDNEINLHYNGSIVTIALDETTSFEDIKLLVKIFSKVKAIAADAVELADDKNLATVIPAALQRTSAYLAHPIFNAHHSEHEMLRYIKSLETKDLSLCHSMIALGSCTMKLNATTEMIPVTWPEFGKIHPFAPADQVAGYYTVFNELDKWLSEITGFAAMSLQPNAGAQGEYAGLMVIRAYHNDRGDAHRNIALIPSSAHGTNPASAAMAGMKIVIVKSMENGNIDVDDLKAKAEEHAANLSCLMVTYPSTHGVFEESIVDICNIIHEHGGQVYMDGANMNAQVGLTSPGHIGADVCHLNLHKTFCIPHGGGGPGMGPIGVAKHLAPYLPGHAVVDINNEKSIHAVSSAPWGSASILVISHAYIAMMGADGLTNATRYAILNANYMKARLEQHYPVLYSGANGRCAHEMILDCRGFKNFGIEVVDIAKRLMDYGFHAPTVSFPVAGTLMIEPTESEPKHELDRFCDALIAIRKEIAGVEDGKLDKTDNPLKNAPHTAAVVTGDDWNHTYSRQTAAFPLPYVAAYKFWPSVGRVNDSFGDRSLVCACPPIESYMEESLA; the protein is encoded by the coding sequence ATGAGCTTAAATATTCATTACAAAGAGGACTTTAAAGACCGCCACATTGCACCCAACACACAGGATACCAATGCAATGCTACACACTATTGGTGTGGGTTCTGTTGACGAACTGATTGAACAAACTGTTCCGCAAAAAATCAGGTTAGCGCAGCCGCTGAATTTGCCTAAGGCCAAATCTGAAACAGACTACCTGGCAGCCTTGAAACAAACAGCCTCTTTAAATAAAGTTTTTAAATCTTATATCGGTCAGGGTTATTACGACACCATTACACCGGGGGTTATTTTACGTAATGTAATGGAAAACCCGGGATGGTATACGCAATATACACCCTACCAGGCCGAGATTGCTCAGGGCCGTTTACAGGCCTTATTAAATTTCCAGACCATGGTAATTGACCTTACCGGGATGGAAATTGCCAATGCTTCCTTACTGGATGAAGGTACCGCAGCGGCAGAAGCTATGTTTATGCAATACAGCTTAAAGAAGAACCAGCAGGCTACAAAATTCTTTGTATCTGAACTGCTGTTTCCTCAGACTATTGATATTCTAAAAACCCGCGCCAATCCTTATGGTATTGAGCTGGTAATTGGCGACCACCAGTCTTTTGAACTTACTGAAGATTTTTTTGGTGCCATTATTCAGTATCCAGCGGGAAATGGCGAGGTATTTGACTATAGCGGTTTTGCACAAAAAGCACATGATAAAAATGTAAAAGTAACAGTTGTGGCAGATTTGCTGAGCCTGACCCTACTTACGCCCCCTGGAGAATGGGGTGCTGATGTAGTGGTGGGTACAACTCAGCGGTTCGGTGTTCCAATGGGCTTTGGTGGTCCACATGCTGCTTATTTTGCCACTAAAGATGAATACAAACGTTCTATTCCAGGCCGTATCATCGGTGTAACGATAGACAGCAACAACAATTACGCGCTGCGCATGGCATTACAGACCAGGGAGCAGCACATCCGCAGAGATAAAGCGACTTCCAATATCTGTACCGCACAGGCTTTACTGGCCATTATGGCTGGCTTTTATGCCGTTTACCACGGGCCAAAAGGCCTAAAGCTGATTGCCGAGCGTACACATGGGCTGGCCGTTACTTTGGCTAAGTCATTGGAAAAAATCGGCTATAAGCAACTGAATAAAGCTTATTTTGACACCATCCAGCTGGACTTGGGTGATCTTGCGGATTCTATCCACCGGGAATGTATAGATAACGAAATCAACCTGCATTACAATGGCAGCATCGTTACCATTGCATTGGATGAGACCACTTCTTTTGAAGATATTAAACTGCTGGTGAAGATTTTTTCAAAAGTGAAAGCCATTGCTGCTGATGCAGTTGAACTGGCTGATGACAAAAACCTGGCAACGGTTATTCCTGCTGCATTACAACGTACCTCTGCTTACCTGGCCCACCCGATATTTAACGCACACCATTCAGAGCATGAAATGCTGCGTTACATCAAATCGCTGGAAACCAAAGACCTTTCGCTTTGCCACTCTATGATTGCATTGGGTTCCTGTACCATGAAACTGAATGCAACTACGGAAATGATCCCGGTAACCTGGCCTGAATTCGGGAAAATACATCCATTTGCCCCTGCGGATCAGGTAGCAGGTTACTACACTGTGTTTAATGAACTGGACAAATGGTTAAGTGAAATCACTGGCTTTGCAGCGATGAGCCTTCAGCCAAATGCAGGCGCACAAGGTGAATATGCAGGCTTAATGGTAATCCGGGCCTATCACAACGACCGTGGCGATGCCCACCGTAACATTGCTTTGATTCCTTCCTCTGCACATGGTACCAACCCGGCTTCTGCTGCAATGGCAGGCATGAAGATCGTGATCGTTAAATCGATGGAAAATGGGAACATAGATGTAGATGACCTGAAAGCGAAAGCTGAAGAGCATGCTGCAAATCTTTCCTGTTTAATGGTAACCTACCCTTCTACACATGGGGTATTTGAAGAAAGTATTGTAGACATCTGTAACATCATCCATGAGCATGGCGGACAGGTGTATATGGACGGTGCAAACATGAATGCACAGGTTGGGCTGACCAGTCCGGGCCATATCGGTGCTGACGTTTGTCACTTAAACCTGCACAAAACATTCTGCATCCCTCATGGTGGCGGTGGCCCTGGCATGGGACCAATTGGAGTAGCCAAACACCTGGCACCTTATTTACCTGGCCATGCGGTTGTAGACATCAATAACGAAAAATCTATCCATGCGGTATCTTCTGCTCCTTGGGGTTCGGCATCTATCCTGGTGATCTCGCACGCTTATATCGCAATGATGGGCGCTGATGGCTTAACCAATGCTACCCGTTACGCGATCTTAAATGCCAATTACATGAAAGCGCGTTTAGAGCAGCATTACCCTGTTTTATATTCGGGAGCAAACGGACGCTGTGCACACGAAATGATCCTGGATTGCAGGGGCTTCAAAAATTTCGGCATTGAAGTGGTTGACATTGCCAAACGTTTAATGGATTATGGCTTCCATGCACCGACTGTATCTTTCCCTGTTGCGGGTACGCTAATGATTGAACCCACTGAAAGTGAGCCTAAGCATGAGCTTGATCGTTTCTGTGATGCTTTGATTGCCATCCGTAAGGAAATTGCGGGAGTTGAAGATGGCAAACTGGACAAAACGGACAATCCGTTAAAAAATGCACCACATACTGCTGCGGTAGTAACCGGAGATGATTGGAACCATACCTACAGCAGACAGACTGCTGCCTTCCCATTGCCATATGTTGCCGCTTATAAATTCTGGCCATCAGTAGGCAGGGTTAACGATTCGTTTGGCGACCGGTCACTGGTATGTGCCTGCCCTCCGATTGAAAGCTACATGGAAGAAAGTCTTGCATAA
- a CDS encoding response regulator transcription factor produces the protein MKGSKILLIEDTPDLVSVILRGLSEEEVEVSVAADGVTGLEMAFKYDFDLIVLDIMLPVMNGIQVCKEVRKRNAEIAILMLTALGSTENIVTGLESGADDYLVKPFKLEELVARMRTLIRRSRKQITFTDRISIADLEINTASKMITKANQPVNLTATEYRLLEYLLKNQNKVLSRIQILENVWDIDFNMGTNVVDVYINYLRKKIDNDKGPKLIHTVFGMGYILKEEMPNEISK, from the coding sequence ATGAAGGGTTCGAAGATATTGCTGATTGAGGATACACCGGATCTGGTGTCTGTCATTTTAAGAGGGCTTAGCGAAGAAGAGGTAGAAGTCAGTGTGGCTGCAGATGGGGTGACAGGTCTTGAGATGGCCTTTAAATATGATTTCGACCTGATTGTACTGGATATTATGTTACCCGTTATGAATGGGATCCAGGTCTGTAAAGAGGTTAGAAAACGCAACGCAGAGATCGCTATTTTGATGCTTACAGCACTGGGCAGCACGGAAAATATTGTTACAGGCCTGGAAAGCGGGGCCGACGACTATCTCGTTAAACCATTTAAGCTTGAAGAGCTGGTCGCCCGTATGCGGACCCTGATCCGACGGAGCCGTAAGCAAATTACCTTTACAGACCGGATAAGTATAGCCGATCTTGAGATCAATACGGCTTCTAAAATGATCACCAAAGCGAACCAGCCGGTAAACCTCACTGCCACAGAGTACCGTTTGCTCGAATACCTGCTCAAAAATCAGAATAAAGTGCTTTCGCGAATTCAAATCCTCGAAAATGTCTGGGATATCGATTTCAATATGGGAACCAACGTAGTGGATGTTTACATCAACTATTTGCGAAAAAAAATTGATAATGATAAGGGCCCCAAACTCATTCATACTGTTTTTGGGATGGGCTACATCTTAAAAGAAGAAATGCCAAATGAAATTTCAAAATAA
- a CDS encoding pyridoxine 5'-phosphate synthase, whose amino-acid sequence MAHLSVNINKIATLRNSRGGNNPDLVKVALDCERFGAEGITVHPRPDERHIRYQDVYDLKAVIATEFNIEGNCREQKFVDLALANKPAQVTLVPDAEGQLTSNHGWDTIKHAAYLKEMVALFKSEGIRVSIFVDPVVEMIEAAVLTGTDRIELYTEAYAHNYYDNREKAVLPYVAAAHKANELGLGINAGHDLDLHNLKYFAQSIPGLLEVSIGHALISDALYLGLENTIQLYLKQLKH is encoded by the coding sequence ATGGCACATCTATCTGTAAATATCAACAAAATAGCTACGCTCCGCAATAGCCGCGGCGGTAATAATCCGGACCTTGTTAAAGTGGCCTTAGATTGCGAACGCTTTGGTGCAGAGGGGATCACTGTACACCCCCGCCCCGATGAAAGGCATATCCGCTACCAGGATGTTTACGATCTGAAAGCCGTAATTGCTACCGAATTCAATATAGAAGGCAATTGCCGGGAGCAGAAATTTGTAGACCTGGCACTGGCCAATAAACCTGCCCAGGTTACCCTGGTGCCAGATGCAGAGGGACAGCTCACATCCAACCATGGCTGGGACACGATAAAGCATGCAGCATACCTGAAAGAGATGGTGGCCTTGTTTAAATCAGAAGGCATCAGGGTATCTATATTTGTTGACCCGGTGGTTGAAATGATTGAAGCGGCCGTGTTGACCGGCACGGACAGGATTGAGTTGTATACGGAAGCCTATGCACACAATTATTACGACAACAGGGAGAAAGCGGTACTGCCTTATGTTGCAGCAGCCCATAAGGCCAATGAACTTGGTCTGGGGATTAATGCCGGGCACGATCTTGACCTGCATAACCTGAAGTATTTTGCACAGAGCATTCCGGGTTTACTGGAAGTCAGTATCGGCCATGCCCTGATCAGCGACGCGCTCTATTTAGGTCTGGAGAACACCATACAGCTATACCTGAAACAATTAAAACATTAA
- a CDS encoding TonB-dependent receptor has product MKRTLLLSAAMLCTAVAFAQSPAQPFSGKNIWNDRPDVIIKAEELKNFPGAELAEMLYGRLPGLDQLNAGGLTVTFIVDGVVWPGADALSIHNIEEIAYYRGGLNSKLGIQNISTGGVIYITTKTAAFKQPLGLTFNTLLGANSLKTNDNKDHSTFQSYQAALAQGTDKFAWRAAAVYNRNARNLTRFDFMNQFQLNADLRFSPWSWIELGLKTNYAPAKGDSPIDTDPVSGLEKQLKNKQDNWNGSFYLKVEPLKGLLNETRLQKQRIIADFDSYTVSANGSNDGTRNYQTNLLHSSYKNLTALNNLSYSFNLHKEQIKAKASAIFQYNHMKSKSDFSMASYRSKTGWAGAVSPEMSNTQMMETGARSYGLVGDLSLDFYNILSLKAGVRRDSYTQGNIGRAFYAPYFYGGLSLKQLVLKDVKAVNDFLVFGSYGQYHADAPLDLNTGAGITGTGMTTISGDFAESNKSSMESFGAKLMLFDRVTIGGDWYRNDHYVVMLLPVSPGYIYVDLPAEYSNWRIWANAEVFRSTAFKWNMGLNIFKNNTKIDLASAGIMLKNDPNASAALQTGMQQNFSYANFSLNINGNAYFDHLVFKTEGTNTGVQVIANKADFINLNYLSFGYNFKGKLRPKACKSLNVSLVARNLVQERKNVQDNPGSKTIGFAINAGF; this is encoded by the coding sequence ATGAAAAGAACGCTCCTGTTATCAGCGGCAATGTTATGCACGGCAGTGGCCTTTGCTCAAAGTCCTGCCCAGCCATTTTCCGGCAAAAACATATGGAACGACCGACCTGATGTCATCATCAAGGCCGAAGAACTGAAAAATTTTCCCGGCGCCGAGCTCGCTGAAATGTTATACGGCCGTTTGCCCGGATTAGATCAACTCAATGCCGGCGGATTAACGGTAACTTTTATTGTTGATGGAGTGGTATGGCCAGGGGCCGATGCCCTGAGCATTCACAATATTGAAGAGATTGCCTATTATCGCGGGGGCCTTAACAGTAAACTTGGCATTCAAAATATCAGTACAGGCGGGGTAATATATATCACTACCAAAACCGCGGCCTTTAAACAGCCCCTTGGCCTGACTTTTAACACTTTGCTGGGGGCCAATAGCCTGAAAACAAACGACAATAAAGATCATTCTACTTTTCAAAGTTATCAGGCTGCATTAGCACAGGGAACGGATAAGTTTGCCTGGCGTGCCGCAGCAGTTTACAACCGGAATGCGAGGAACCTGACCAGGTTTGATTTTATGAACCAGTTTCAATTGAATGCCGATCTCAGGTTCAGCCCCTGGAGTTGGATAGAGCTGGGACTAAAAACAAATTATGCCCCGGCAAAGGGGGATTCCCCGATTGATACAGACCCCGTTTCTGGCTTGGAAAAGCAATTAAAAAACAAGCAGGATAATTGGAATGGATCATTTTACCTGAAAGTGGAGCCACTGAAAGGCCTTCTAAATGAAACACGCCTGCAAAAGCAGCGTATCATCGCTGATTTCGATAGCTACACTGTATCAGCAAATGGCTCCAATGATGGTACACGCAATTATCAAACGAACCTTTTGCATTCCAGCTATAAGAATTTGACCGCCCTGAATAACCTCAGTTACAGTTTTAACCTCCATAAAGAGCAGATCAAAGCAAAAGCAAGTGCTATCTTCCAGTACAATCATATGAAATCAAAGTCAGATTTCAGTATGGCTTCCTACAGGAGTAAAACAGGCTGGGCGGGGGCTGTCAGCCCTGAGATGTCGAATACCCAGATGATGGAAACAGGCGCCAGGAGTTATGGCCTGGTTGGAGACCTTTCTTTGGATTTCTACAATATACTTTCACTAAAGGCCGGGGTTAGAAGGGATAGTTATACACAAGGCAATATCGGGCGCGCTTTTTATGCACCATACTTTTATGGGGGGCTGAGTTTAAAGCAGCTTGTGCTGAAAGATGTAAAAGCGGTGAACGATTTTCTGGTTTTTGGGAGTTACGGACAATATCATGCTGATGCCCCTCTTGATTTGAACACCGGGGCGGGGATAACAGGTACTGGAATGACTACGATAAGTGGTGATTTTGCAGAATCGAATAAGAGCAGCATGGAAAGTTTTGGTGCAAAGCTAATGCTGTTTGACCGGGTAACCATTGGCGGGGACTGGTATAGGAACGATCACTACGTTGTAATGTTACTCCCGGTAAGCCCTGGATATATTTATGTCGATTTGCCTGCTGAATACAGCAACTGGAGGATATGGGCTAATGCAGAAGTATTTAGGAGTACTGCGTTCAAGTGGAACATGGGGCTTAATATATTTAAAAACAATACTAAAATCGACCTGGCTTCAGCAGGGATTATGTTGAAAAACGATCCGAATGCCTCAGCAGCACTTCAGACCGGAATGCAGCAGAATTTTTCTTATGCAAATTTTTCGCTGAACATAAATGGCAATGCCTATTTTGATCACCTTGTTTTTAAAACAGAAGGTACAAATACCGGTGTTCAGGTTATTGCAAATAAAGCTGATTTCATTAACCTCAATTACTTGTCTTTTGGTTATAATTTTAAAGGGAAGTTAAGGCCCAAGGCCTGCAAAAGTTTAAATGTAAGCCTGGTTGCAAGGAACCTGGTACAAGAGAGAAAAAACGTCCAGGATAACCCGGGTTCCAAAACAATAGGCTTTGCCATAAATGCAGGTTTTTAA
- a CDS encoding YceI family protein, whose protein sequence is MKLKLTSFALLLTVIVSSAFIAPVLKPVPYKVDLEKSSITWLGKKLTGSHNGTIDLQSGSLLFDGKKLSGGNFVINMTTIKDADKSARLEGHLKADDFFGTDKFATSTFVIKKVAAAAANQVNVTGDLTIKGVTNSITFPATVTWNADGSVSATAEKVTVDRTKFGIKYRSKGMFPDVGDKMIYDDFELSVKLVAKK, encoded by the coding sequence ATGAAATTGAAACTGACTTCATTCGCATTACTTTTAACGGTAATCGTTTCTTCGGCTTTTATAGCCCCGGTATTGAAACCTGTACCCTATAAAGTTGATCTTGAAAAATCAAGCATCACCTGGTTGGGTAAAAAACTAACAGGCAGCCATAATGGTACAATTGACCTGCAATCAGGAAGCCTGTTGTTTGATGGCAAAAAACTATCGGGAGGAAACTTTGTAATTAATATGACTACCATTAAGGATGCCGACAAAAGCGCAAGGCTTGAAGGCCACCTGAAGGCAGACGATTTTTTTGGCACCGATAAATTTGCTACTTCTACATTCGTGATTAAAAAAGTTGCTGCCGCAGCTGCAAATCAGGTAAATGTAACAGGCGACCTGACCATTAAAGGGGTAACCAATTCGATTACCTTCCCTGCCACTGTAACATGGAATGCTGATGGTTCGGTTTCGGCAACAGCTGAAAAGGTAACAGTGGACAGAACAAAATTTGGTATCAAATACAGGTCTAAAGGCATGTTCCCTGACGTTGGCGATAAAATGATCTACGATGATTTTGAACTTTCAGTAAAACTGGTAGCAAAGAAATAG
- the ahcY gene encoding adenosylhomocysteinase: MSSVETTYVPYKVKDISLAEWGRKEIGLAEAEMPGLMSLREEFGPSKPLKGARIAGCLHMTIQTAVLIETLVELGAEVTWSSCNIFSTQDHAAAAIAAAGIQVYAWKGLDEESFDWCIEQTLHFGPERKPLNMILDDGGDLTNMVFDRFPELIAGIKGLSEETTTGVHRLYERMKNGTLHLPAINVNDSVTKSKFDNKYGCRESLVDAIRRATDVMMAGKVAVVAGYGDVGKGSAESLSSQGVRVIVSEIDPICALQAAMEGYEVKKFATAVKEADIVVTTTGNCDIVRAEHFKAMKDKTIVCNIGHFDNEIDVAWLNKNYGDTKVEIKPQVDKYTIDGKDIILLAEGRLVNLGCATGHPSFVMSNSFTNQTLAQLELWMHPEKYENKVYVLPKHLDEKVARLHLAKIGVELDVLDQHQADYIGVPVEGPFKPEAYRY; the protein is encoded by the coding sequence ATGTCATCAGTAGAGACAACTTATGTTCCTTACAAAGTTAAGGACATTTCACTGGCAGAATGGGGCCGCAAGGAGATCGGGCTGGCAGAGGCAGAAATGCCCGGATTAATGTCATTGCGTGAAGAATTCGGACCATCAAAACCTTTAAAAGGTGCCCGCATTGCAGGATGCTTACACATGACCATCCAGACTGCGGTTTTAATTGAAACTTTAGTAGAACTTGGTGCAGAAGTGACCTGGTCGTCTTGCAACATTTTCTCTACACAGGACCACGCTGCTGCTGCTATTGCTGCTGCAGGTATCCAGGTGTATGCATGGAAAGGCTTAGATGAAGAAAGCTTTGACTGGTGTATTGAACAGACTTTACATTTCGGTCCGGAGCGTAAGCCTTTAAATATGATCCTTGATGATGGAGGCGATTTAACCAATATGGTATTCGACAGGTTCCCTGAACTGATTGCCGGTATCAAAGGTTTATCTGAAGAAACCACTACAGGTGTACACCGTTTATATGAGCGCATGAAAAATGGCACTTTGCATTTACCTGCCATCAATGTAAACGACTCTGTTACCAAATCTAAATTTGACAATAAATACGGCTGCCGCGAGTCGCTGGTTGACGCGATCCGCAGGGCAACTGATGTGATGATGGCTGGTAAAGTAGCTGTTGTTGCCGGTTATGGCGATGTGGGTAAAGGTTCTGCAGAATCTTTAAGCTCACAGGGTGTGCGTGTGATCGTTTCAGAAATTGACCCGATCTGTGCCCTGCAGGCCGCCATGGAAGGTTATGAAGTAAAGAAATTTGCTACTGCCGTTAAAGAAGCCGACATTGTGGTAACCACTACCGGTAACTGCGATATCGTTCGTGCTGAGCACTTCAAAGCCATGAAGGATAAAACCATCGTTTGTAATATTGGCCACTTCGACAATGAAATTGATGTTGCCTGGTTAAACAAGAACTACGGCGATACCAAAGTAGAGATCAAACCTCAGGTAGATAAATATACCATTGACGGTAAGGATATCATCTTATTGGCCGAAGGCCGTTTGGTAAACTTAGGCTGTGCAACCGGTCACCCGAGTTTTGTAATGTCAAACTCCTTTACCAACCAGACGCTGGCACAGTTGGAGCTTTGGATGCACCCGGAAAAATACGAGAACAAGGTTTATGTATTGCCTAAGCACCTGGACGAAAAAGTTGCCCGTTTACACCTGGCTAAAATTGGTGTGGAACTGGATGTACTGGATCAGCACCAGGCCGATTATATTGGCGTTCCTGTAGAAGGTCCGTTTAAACCGGAAGCCTACAGGTACTAA
- a CDS encoding mechanosensitive ion channel family protein — MSIRSLFVLILLTGCCGLTYAQKDSAAFKGYPVIAHSDTLFHIRNKLGSLSAPERAQRTSGKVEALAEDLLFVPDSLVTENDSSLVAIVYKGNVLLSLSKADADSVKMDREVMAKAYQEIIINNIHKYKSETDLTELLKRAGLGLLILFVLGLCIYFLNKYSNRFNAWLRVKLHQKIVGFKIKNYELINRKNELLLISKLLNLVKFIVIIILIYLTLPVVFRLFPWTKPWSDSLIGFVLNPLKNIFQGIIDFIPKLITIAVVVMVFHYIKKAIKFLSDEIEAEKLKINGFYPDWAKPTFNIVRIVLNAFMLVVIWPFIPGSNSEIFKGVSVFLGLLISFGSSSAISNGVAGMVITYMRPFKIGDIVKIGDTTGAVQEKSLLVTRILTFKNEVITIPNSAILNGNTINYSSMANQDGLVLHTTVTLGYDIPWTTAHELLIQAAMTSEGVIKEKKPFVLQTSLEDWYVSYQLNAYIDNPKRMPAIYSEIHKNIHIAFDEAGVEMMSPHYQAIRDGNASTVTNP; from the coding sequence ATGTCGATACGATCTCTCTTTGTTTTAATCCTGCTGACCGGCTGCTGCGGCCTTACCTATGCACAAAAGGATTCTGCCGCTTTTAAAGGTTATCCGGTCATTGCCCATTCAGATACACTATTTCATATCAGGAATAAACTGGGCTCCCTCTCGGCTCCCGAAAGGGCGCAGCGGACTTCCGGAAAGGTAGAGGCACTTGCCGAAGATCTGCTGTTTGTGCCGGACTCCCTGGTTACCGAGAACGACTCGTCGCTGGTAGCCATCGTTTACAAGGGGAATGTTTTATTAAGTTTGTCAAAGGCCGACGCGGATTCGGTAAAGATGGACAGGGAAGTGATGGCAAAAGCTTACCAGGAGATCATCATTAACAATATTCATAAATATAAAAGTGAAACTGACCTGACCGAATTGCTCAAGCGTGCAGGGCTGGGCCTGCTTATCCTGTTTGTGCTTGGCCTCTGTATCTATTTCCTCAACAAGTATTCAAACCGTTTTAATGCCTGGCTGCGTGTAAAACTGCATCAGAAGATCGTGGGTTTTAAGATTAAAAACTACGAACTTATCAACAGGAAAAATGAGTTGCTGCTGATCAGTAAGCTGCTGAACCTGGTTAAGTTCATCGTGATCATTATCCTGATCTATCTTACCCTGCCCGTTGTATTCCGGCTTTTTCCCTGGACAAAGCCCTGGAGCGATAGCCTGATCGGCTTTGTGCTTAACCCGCTAAAGAACATATTCCAGGGGATCATAGATTTTATCCCGAAACTCATCACAATCGCTGTTGTGGTAATGGTATTTCATTACATCAAAAAGGCAATTAAATTCCTGTCCGATGAAATTGAGGCTGAAAAGTTAAAGATCAATGGTTTTTACCCGGATTGGGCAAAACCAACTTTTAATATCGTTCGGATAGTCCTGAATGCCTTTATGCTTGTGGTAATCTGGCCATTTATTCCCGGCTCCAATTCCGAAATATTTAAAGGGGTATCTGTTTTTTTAGGTCTGCTGATCTCCTTTGGCTCCTCCTCCGCCATCAGCAACGGGGTGGCGGGAATGGTTATCACCTATATGCGGCCTTTCAAAATCGGGGATATTGTAAAGATTGGTGATACTACAGGTGCTGTGCAGGAAAAGTCGCTGCTGGTAACACGCATCCTGACTTTCAAAAATGAAGTCATTACCATTCCGAATAGTGCAATATTAAATGGCAATACCATAAATTACAGCAGTATGGCCAACCAAGACGGTCTGGTGCTGCACACTACAGTCACCCTGGGCTATGATATCCCCTGGACAACTGCCCATGAACTGCTCATTCAGGCGGCCATGACTTCCGAAGGTGTGATCAAAGAGAAAAAACCTTTCGTGCTGCAAACCAGCCTGGAAGACTGGTACGTTTCTTACCAGCTCAACGCCTACATCGACAACCCTAAGAGAATGCCCGCCATTTATTCAGAAATTCATAAAAACATTCATATTGCATTTGATGAAGCAGGGGTAGAGATGATGTCGCCGCATTACCAGGCCATCAGGGACGGGAATGCAAGTACGGTGACAAATCCATAA